In Myxococcales bacterium, a genomic segment contains:
- the tolB gene encoding Tol-Pal system beta propeller repeat protein TolB, protein MFRKIFLLTIFCMLASQAAYARIYIPVDQPSDQKFPIAVTDLRGGGTGREISSIIRNDLTLSGYFNVLPTELFRDVAREEGSSDESIRFAYWSAIGAQAMVKGEVESKSGKMTITLRLFDTQSREMLVGKQYKVDKENMRRAVHRFSDEIMEALTGIRGVFNSKITFTAVTGKKTKDVFVMDMDGYKPYAITHNKSITLSSAWSPDGGSLAYTSYHHGNPDIYITRLGQKDQKRITNGQGSNITPAWSPDGGTIAFASSISGSSNIYTMLPSGKKMNRVTTNYNIDISPAWSPGGDQIVFSSERAGGLHLFKMSSNGEDISRLTFVGYQNDMPDWSPIGDKIVFAGRDMGTFDIFIMNPDGSNIQRLTIGTGSNEHPTFSPDGRLITFSSTRDGGAAIYIMRSDGSNQTRISKGNGLLPAWGPKAD, encoded by the coding sequence ATGTTTCGTAAAATATTTTTGCTGACAATTTTCTGCATGCTCGCATCCCAAGCTGCATACGCGAGGATTTATATCCCCGTAGATCAGCCATCGGATCAGAAATTTCCGATAGCCGTCACCGACCTTCGCGGCGGCGGAACCGGACGGGAAATCTCCTCGATAATTCGCAACGACCTGACCCTGTCGGGATATTTCAACGTCCTTCCCACCGAGCTGTTCCGCGACGTCGCTAGGGAGGAGGGAAGCTCCGATGAAAGTATCCGTTTCGCATATTGGTCGGCAATAGGCGCGCAGGCGATGGTAAAGGGTGAGGTAGAATCAAAGAGCGGCAAGATGACGATCACCTTGCGCCTTTTCGACACCCAAAGCCGGGAGATGCTCGTCGGAAAACAGTACAAAGTTGACAAGGAAAACATGCGCAGGGCAGTGCACAGGTTCTCAGATGAGATCATGGAGGCGCTCACCGGAATACGCGGAGTATTCAACAGCAAGATAACCTTCACAGCGGTAACCGGAAAAAAGACCAAGGATGTATTCGTCATGGACATGGACGGCTATAAGCCCTACGCGATAACGCACAATAAATCCATTACGCTGAGCTCAGCCTGGTCTCCCGACGGAGGAAGCCTGGCATACACCTCCTATCACCACGGAAATCCAGACATTTACATAACCAGACTCGGCCAGAAAGACCAAAAGAGGATCACCAACGGACAGGGCTCGAATATCACTCCGGCCTGGTCTCCCGATGGCGGGACGATTGCCTTCGCATCTTCGATAAGCGGTTCATCCAACATCTACACGATGCTCCCTTCCGGAAAAAAGATGAACCGCGTAACGACAAACTACAACATCGACATATCGCCCGCATGGTCCCCGGGAGGAGATCAGATCGTCTTCTCCTCGGAACGCGCTGGAGGGCTCCACTTGTTTAAGATGTCATCGAACGGGGAGGATATTTCCAGGCTTACTTTCGTCGGCTATCAGAACGATATGCCCGACTGGTCTCCGATAGGGGACAAGATAGTCTTCGCAGGACGCGACATGGGAACGTTCGACATCTTCATAATGAATCCAGACGGCAGCAACATACAGCGTCTGACCATAGGTACAGGCAGCAACGAGCACCCGACCTTCTCACCTGACGGAAGGTTGATCACATTTTCCTCCACGCGCGACGGAGGCGCCGCCATCTACATCATGAGATCCGACGGCTCCAATCAGACGCGAATCTCCAAGGGGAACGGGCTGCTGCCGGCTTGGGGCCCCAAGGCGGACTGA
- a CDS encoding Tol-Pal system subunit TolQ, which produces MMSLIGFLAQVEPQLIESSVSSGDGSLFNLYLNMGMVGHLIMLSLAIFSVISWAIIGSKHRQLKRANERSKKFFQLFWQAKSIDAIVSKGSFRKSPAFNVFKTGIDSLRENLGNNKMRIVTREIRRSAEDEIAQMEYGVPFLATTSTVCPFIGLFGTVWGILQAFWKIGRTGASSIAIVGPYIAEALISTVAGLAAAIPAVIFYNHYVRKIRFFSKDLYDFADDFSDRIDIEYNQTV; this is translated from the coding sequence ATGATGAGCTTAATAGGATTTTTGGCCCAGGTTGAACCACAGCTGATCGAATCTAGCGTATCGTCAGGAGATGGCAGCCTCTTCAACCTGTACCTCAACATGGGAATGGTAGGTCATCTGATAATGTTATCGCTTGCTATTTTTTCGGTGATCTCCTGGGCGATAATAGGGAGCAAACACAGACAGCTGAAGAGGGCCAACGAGAGATCAAAAAAATTCTTTCAGCTCTTTTGGCAGGCCAAGTCGATAGACGCGATCGTCTCCAAAGGATCCTTCCGAAAGAGTCCGGCCTTCAACGTCTTTAAAACCGGCATCGATTCACTCCGTGAAAATCTGGGCAACAACAAGATGAGGATTGTAACCAGGGAGATCAGGCGTTCAGCGGAGGATGAAATAGCACAGATGGAATACGGCGTACCCTTTCTCGCAACGACGAGCACCGTTTGTCCTTTCATCGGTCTCTTCGGAACCGTATGGGGAATCCTCCAGGCATTCTGGAAGATCGGGCGAACCGGAGCATCGAGCATAGCGATAGTCGGCCCCTACATAGCAGAAGCGCTGATATCGACAGTGGCCGGCCTTGCGGCTGCCATACCGGCCGTCATTTTCTATAATCACTACGTCAGAAAAATTCGTTTTTTCTCCAAAGACCTGTATGATTTCGCCGACGACTTTAGCGACAGAATAGATATCGAGTACAACCAGACAGTTTAA
- the thrC gene encoding threonine synthase, whose product MSKFIFECIDCKKHYIPSDVEYLCAECEKLNKPMQPLRGMLRCIYDYGNISKNFSRVEIVTSEKKNFSRYLDILPIDSPDSIPPLVTGPTPLRRAMKLEHDFGVDEIWIKDDTVLPTGSFKDRASSMVVAIAAEKGIETIATASTGNAATALAGMAASAELSSVIFVPESAPKAKLTQIAVYGGRLVPIKGNYDQAFELSTEACREYGWYNRNTAYNPFTIEGKKTAALEIWEQMEFSAPDWVVVPTGDGVILAGIEKGFSDLHRMGLVEKMPKLAVIQAEGCQPIVKSFLSGNPEIEPELTPRTIADSISVGVPRAGRWVMQALSSCGGTCLAVSDEEIISAIAYLGSSMGVFAEPAAATAVAGLKKMIESGSISGGERVAVLVTGNGLKDVPAASQSVEFPHSISPDLKLLRKIISR is encoded by the coding sequence ATGAGCAAATTTATATTTGAGTGCATAGATTGCAAGAAGCATTACATTCCCAGCGATGTCGAGTACCTATGTGCCGAATGTGAAAAGTTGAATAAGCCGATGCAGCCTCTAAGAGGTATGCTACGCTGCATATACGATTACGGAAATATTTCAAAAAATTTTTCAAGGGTTGAAATAGTCACTAGCGAGAAGAAAAATTTTTCACGCTATCTAGATATATTGCCGATAGATTCTCCCGATTCAATCCCCCCTCTTGTTACGGGGCCGACTCCGCTTCGCCGCGCCATGAAGCTCGAACATGATTTTGGAGTGGATGAAATCTGGATCAAGGACGACACTGTTCTGCCGACCGGATCTTTCAAGGACCGCGCTTCTTCGATGGTCGTAGCAATTGCTGCTGAAAAGGGAATCGAGACCATAGCTACCGCATCTACGGGAAATGCGGCTACTGCCTTGGCAGGAATGGCTGCTTCTGCAGAACTTTCTAGTGTCATCTTCGTTCCGGAATCAGCGCCGAAGGCCAAGCTGACGCAGATAGCGGTCTATGGAGGGCGTCTTGTTCCGATAAAGGGGAACTACGATCAGGCGTTTGAACTTTCCACAGAGGCCTGCCGCGAATATGGATGGTATAACAGAAATACCGCTTACAATCCTTTTACAATCGAAGGAAAAAAAACGGCAGCTCTTGAGATATGGGAGCAGATGGAGTTTTCCGCTCCCGACTGGGTCGTGGTTCCGACAGGCGACGGAGTTATCCTAGCCGGCATTGAAAAGGGATTTTCAGATCTTCATCGAATGGGGCTTGTCGAAAAGATGCCAAAGCTCGCCGTCATTCAGGCGGAGGGGTGCCAGCCGATAGTTAAGAGCTTTTTGTCAGGTAATCCTGAAATCGAGCCGGAGCTGACTCCCAGGACGATAGCCGATTCTATCTCCGTCGGAGTCCCGCGTGCGGGTAGATGGGTGATGCAGGCGCTCTCTTCCTGCGGAGGAACCTGCCTCGCCGTTTCGGATGAGGAGATAATTTCGGCGATAGCATATCTTGGATCCTCCATGGGCGTTTTTGCCGAGCCGGCCGCCGCCACTGCTGTTGCGGGTCTGAAAAAGATGATCGAGTCGGGATCGATATCGGGGGGGGAACGAGTCGCAGTGCTTGTAACCGGGAACGGTCTAAAGGATGTGCCAGCGGCTTCACAGTCTGTCGAGTTTCCTCATTCGATAAGCCCCGATCTAAAATTGCTCCGGAAAATCATATCCCGCTGA
- a CDS encoding S41 family peptidase produces the protein MKSRVCHVLTALLLILVSTRSFAMSDDGYANLHIFSRVLHYIEENYAGKFDDSTLIQGAIRGMLDTLDPHSVYMSPDAYRELKVDTRGRFDGIGIEVSIKGGHLTVISPIKGTPADFAGIYAGDRIVKINGKVTQGLGLSEAVGLMRGKRGSRVVLTINRDGVKDNFDIAVVRRIIKVPSVAEKLIDDRFAYLSMVNFQQGTARAVEKAMKQLRRELVFKRGESADFDGIILDLRKNPGGLLDQAVAVSDLFLSEGTIVSTETRGKEIDRSIAREDGTFPNYPVVVLIDRGSASASEIVAGALQDNKRAVIMGTRSFGKGSVQTVIDLDDGSGLKLTIARYLTPSGKSIQDEGIIPDVIVEQKPPMPKKGGEPDSGAVPVEEKDENDKQTEKRDYQLEKAIEYLNGIVPAHENDKGSSL, from the coding sequence TTGAAGTCTAGGGTGTGCCACGTTCTTACAGCTCTTCTCCTGATCCTCGTATCGACGCGCTCCTTTGCGATGAGCGACGACGGGTATGCCAACCTGCATATATTTTCGCGCGTGCTGCACTACATAGAGGAGAATTACGCTGGTAAGTTCGACGATTCCACTCTGATTCAGGGCGCGATACGCGGGATGCTCGACACCCTGGATCCTCACAGCGTGTATATGAGCCCCGATGCCTACAGGGAGCTCAAGGTCGATACGCGCGGGAGATTCGACGGAATAGGGATAGAGGTTTCCATCAAAGGTGGACACCTTACAGTGATATCCCCTATAAAGGGAACGCCGGCCGATTTCGCAGGCATCTATGCCGGAGACAGGATTGTCAAAATCAACGGAAAGGTTACCCAGGGCTTGGGGCTTAGCGAGGCCGTCGGGTTGATGCGTGGCAAGCGCGGTTCGCGTGTGGTGCTCACGATAAATCGAGACGGCGTGAAAGATAATTTCGACATAGCGGTCGTAAGAAGGATAATCAAGGTTCCCAGCGTTGCCGAGAAGCTGATCGACGACAGGTTTGCGTATCTGAGCATGGTGAATTTTCAGCAGGGGACTGCGCGCGCCGTCGAAAAGGCGATGAAACAACTTCGCAGGGAACTCGTCTTCAAGAGGGGTGAGTCCGCCGATTTCGACGGAATAATCTTAGACCTCAGAAAAAATCCTGGCGGCCTTCTCGATCAAGCGGTCGCGGTTTCCGATCTCTTTCTCTCCGAGGGAACGATCGTCAGCACCGAGACGAGGGGCAAGGAGATCGATCGCAGCATCGCGCGCGAGGATGGCACCTTTCCGAATTATCCGGTCGTCGTTTTGATCGACCGGGGATCCGCCTCCGCCTCCGAGATAGTGGCTGGCGCTCTTCAGGATAACAAGCGCGCCGTCATAATGGGGACGCGTTCATTCGGGAAGGGATCCGTTCAGACTGTGATAGATCTCGACGACGGTTCCGGCCTTAAGCTGACAATCGCGAGATATCTCACGCCCAGCGGCAAAAGCATACAGGATGAGGGGATCATTCCGGATGTCATCGTAGAGCAAAAGCCTCCGATGCCGAAAAAAGGCGGAGAGCCGGATTCTGGCGCTGTGCCGGTGGAAGAAAAGGATGAAAATGATAAACAAACTGAGAAGAGGGACTATCAGCTTGAGAAGGCGATTGAATACCTAAACGGTATTGTGCCCGCTCATGAAAATGATAAAGGATCTTCTCTATAA
- the preA gene encoding NAD-dependent dihydropyrimidine dehydrogenase subunit PreA, whose product MYPDPKADLTVNFCGVSFENPFILAAAPPTDDLDMVADAFKAGWAGAVLKTTSVEGTEVDLAYPMMSGIDLGNDRLMGMGNIDLISEHRVDVVEKRISELKRNFQSKVVIASVSGSSKESWQEVTQRVIAAGADLVECSFSCPQGSLGLKAGMMLGQDPVASALVVDWIKSSAGETPVIIKLTPQVADIAEIAMAVKDAGADAVCVGNTLPALMGVDVEDFVPIPNVCGKSTYSGLSGPAVKPISLKCISVISKEVGIPIAGSGGAVSWRDALEFILVGAGVVEFCTAVMHYGYDIIDDLKEGLSFHLERLGISSVAELRGRSLEFITSHDDLTRAKWRPSIDLECCVKCDACVIACRDGGHRAIRADDDRKPEVDDDKCVGCALCSTMCPVRCIKMVKRG is encoded by the coding sequence ATGTATCCTGATCCTAAAGCTGATCTGACGGTCAATTTCTGCGGGGTGAGTTTTGAAAATCCATTCATCCTCGCTGCGGCTCCACCCACTGACGATCTCGATATGGTGGCGGACGCATTCAAGGCAGGATGGGCCGGTGCGGTCTTAAAGACCACATCGGTTGAGGGGACTGAAGTTGATCTGGCATATCCCATGATGAGCGGCATCGACCTGGGCAACGACAGGCTGATGGGTATGGGAAACATAGACCTGATAAGCGAGCATCGCGTCGATGTGGTAGAAAAAAGAATTTCCGAGTTGAAGAGGAACTTCCAGAGCAAAGTCGTCATCGCTTCGGTAAGTGGCAGTTCGAAGGAGAGCTGGCAGGAGGTAACGCAGCGGGTGATCGCTGCTGGGGCTGATCTCGTAGAATGCAGCTTCTCCTGTCCGCAGGGTTCACTCGGGCTTAAGGCTGGAATGATGCTTGGGCAGGACCCTGTCGCATCGGCATTGGTAGTCGACTGGATCAAGAGTTCCGCCGGGGAAACGCCGGTGATAATAAAGCTGACTCCGCAGGTTGCCGATATCGCCGAGATAGCGATGGCTGTCAAAGATGCCGGGGCCGATGCTGTTTGCGTAGGCAACACGCTTCCGGCGCTCATGGGTGTTGATGTAGAAGACTTTGTTCCGATTCCGAACGTCTGCGGCAAATCGACATATTCCGGGCTCTCCGGTCCTGCCGTGAAGCCCATATCGCTGAAGTGCATATCCGTTATATCCAAGGAGGTCGGCATCCCAATAGCCGGCAGCGGAGGTGCGGTGAGCTGGAGGGATGCCCTCGAGTTCATCCTCGTTGGCGCCGGCGTCGTCGAATTTTGCACCGCCGTGATGCATTACGGATATGACATCATAGACGACTTGAAGGAGGGGCTCTCCTTTCACCTGGAAAGGCTGGGTATCTCTTCCGTGGCCGAACTCCGTGGTCGATCGCTCGAGTTTATAACTTCACACGACGACCTGACTCGCGCCAAGTGGCGTCCTTCGATAGATCTTGAATGCTGTGTCAAATGCGATGCCTGCGTGATCGCATGCCGCGACGGGGGTCACCGCGCGATAAGGGCCGATGATGATAGAAAGCCGGAAGTGGACGACGACAAGTGTGTGGGTTGCGCGCTTTGTTCCACGATGTGCCCGGTCAGGTGTATAAAGATGGTTAAGAGGGGCTGA
- a CDS encoding methyltransferase: MPSSKERHARMIGDSLRTAPLISAIRNTVKAGDIVVDIGTGLGILAIEAAKCGAKTVHAIEIDTEAIAMARKNAHTAGLHEKIIFHEQLSFNSEIGCRADVIICETVGSFAFDENILSTLIDAKKRFLSADGTIIPQKLQLWGAGLSKIPATNRISETGKADSNHIVTEPTLLAAVDFKESFSDSIHVKQSLKCISDCEIKGFALWPKAFWGKSDITDASPFSAPTHWEQGIIGIEPRRFVRNEKATLEFIIGPHPENPMLMTERLWRWA, translated from the coding sequence ATGCCATCCTCAAAGGAAAGACATGCCCGCATGATCGGGGATTCGCTGCGCACAGCGCCGCTGATTTCCGCTATCCGCAATACGGTAAAGGCAGGCGACATCGTAGTCGATATAGGAACCGGCCTCGGAATACTGGCCATCGAAGCTGCAAAATGCGGAGCCAAGACGGTTCATGCGATAGAGATCGATACTGAAGCAATCGCAATGGCAAGGAAAAACGCGCACACAGCAGGGCTTCACGAAAAAATCATATTCCACGAACAGCTATCATTCAATTCCGAAATAGGATGCCGCGCGGATGTAATAATCTGCGAAACGGTAGGCAGCTTTGCCTTTGATGAAAACATACTCTCTACCCTGATTGATGCCAAAAAACGTTTTCTCTCCGCTGACGGAACCATCATTCCACAGAAGCTGCAGCTCTGGGGGGCGGGGCTCTCCAAAATTCCGGCGACAAACCGTATTTCGGAAACCGGCAAAGCCGACTCGAATCACATCGTGACCGAACCTACTCTTCTCGCTGCGGTGGATTTCAAAGAGAGCTTCTCCGATTCGATTCACGTTAAGCAATCCTTAAAATGCATCTCCGATTGTGAAATAAAAGGCTTCGCGCTTTGGCCGAAGGCATTCTGGGGAAAAAGCGACATCACCGACGCATCACCATTTTCCGCGCCAACACACTGGGAGCAGGGAATCATAGGGATAGAGCCTCGCAGATTTGTGCGGAACGAAAAAGCTACGCTCGAATTCATAATAGGCCCTCATCCGGAAAATCCCATGCTCATGACCGAGCGCCTCTGGAGGTGGGCGTGA
- a CDS encoding Ppx/GppA family phosphatase, which yields MRAVIDIGTNSVLMLVAKKKSNGAIELGTEKVMITRLGEGLTETGCISKEGEERTIAALKSFLQTCGTFNVAEITAISTEVLRKASNALAFIKRVKSELGIDIEIMGAEKEARLTYEASSIDFGKDIIVVDIGGGSTEFIKGPKPLEIASLPIGSVSLTEDFIHSDPVSDDDESELRTSIFDHLLHDVPIETSPETQNVIATAGTATTLMAMHFEVEKYDSKLIHGQKLSIDAVAKIIDELRERSVEERKELVGLQPERAEVIFAGAVLFHEVMKHLGLREITVSDRGLRWGLFYEKFCAG from the coding sequence ATGCGCGCCGTGATCGACATAGGCACAAACTCGGTTCTGATGCTGGTGGCTAAAAAAAAATCCAACGGCGCGATTGAACTCGGAACGGAAAAAGTGATGATAACCAGGCTCGGCGAAGGACTCACTGAGACCGGATGCATCTCCAAAGAAGGGGAAGAACGTACGATCGCAGCCTTGAAATCATTCCTTCAAACATGCGGAACCTTCAATGTAGCGGAGATAACGGCAATCAGCACTGAGGTGCTTCGCAAGGCGAGCAATGCTCTCGCCTTCATAAAAAGAGTAAAAAGCGAGCTCGGCATCGACATCGAAATTATGGGCGCTGAAAAGGAAGCCCGTCTGACATACGAAGCCTCCTCAATCGATTTCGGAAAAGATATAATAGTGGTAGACATCGGAGGCGGCTCAACAGAATTTATAAAGGGACCGAAGCCTCTCGAAATAGCGAGTTTGCCTATCGGTTCCGTTTCTCTGACGGAAGATTTTATACATTCGGATCCGGTCAGCGATGACGACGAAAGCGAGCTCAGGACCTCCATCTTCGACCACCTTTTGCACGACGTGCCGATTGAGACCTCTCCCGAAACCCAGAACGTAATCGCCACCGCAGGAACAGCGACCACCCTCATGGCGATGCATTTTGAAGTGGAAAAGTATGACAGCAAGCTTATCCACGGGCAGAAGCTCTCCATCGATGCCGTAGCCAAGATAATAGACGAGCTTCGCGAAAGAAGCGTGGAGGAGCGCAAAGAGCTTGTGGGCTTGCAGCCGGAGCGGGCAGAGGTGATATTCGCCGGAGCGGTTTTGTTTCACGAAGTGATGAAACATCTTGGGTTAAGGGAAATAACCGTAAGCGACAGAGGGCTGCGCTGGGGACTTTTCTACGAGAAGTTCTGCGCCGGCTGA
- a CDS encoding biopolymer transporter ExbD produces MAMERKWGKMKSLSEINVTPLVDVALTLLIVFMITAPLLQQGLPVNLPEASAPALKRAKEDIILTVQNNGAIYIGDDKIMIPMDEIEGRLSAIFSQRQQKDLFIKADTDLRYGDVIRIMSIAKKAGVDRIGMITQPEKGNSL; encoded by the coding sequence ATGGCAATGGAAAGAAAATGGGGAAAGATGAAATCTCTATCGGAGATCAACGTGACTCCGCTCGTTGACGTCGCCTTGACGCTTCTTATCGTCTTCATGATAACCGCCCCTCTTCTCCAGCAGGGGTTGCCCGTAAATCTTCCTGAAGCCTCGGCGCCGGCCCTGAAAAGAGCGAAAGAGGACATCATACTGACCGTACAGAACAACGGCGCTATCTACATCGGTGACGACAAGATAATGATACCGATGGATGAGATCGAGGGAAGGCTCTCCGCCATCTTCTCGCAAAGGCAACAGAAGGACCTCTTCATCAAGGCAGACACCGACCTCAGATATGGAGATGTGATAAGGATAATGTCCATCGCAAAAAAGGCGGGTGTCGACAGGATCGGCATGATCACACAACCTGAAAAAGGAAACTCCCTTTAA
- a CDS encoding glutamate racemase has product MQNGKDAPIGIFDSGIGGLTVLSAIRRHLPCEHLIYLGDTARVPYGTKSAETVVRYSSECAEFLMEKGAKAIVVACNTASAFALSAISSKFDLPVIGVIAPGAAAAAAISRKKVVGVIGTTGTIASNAYGRELKSIDSNIRVVSRACPLFVSLVEEGWLDNEVAEAAARIYLDGMRGEGIDALVLGCTHYPLLKGVIGRYLGDSVVLVDSAETTATFLSDTLEAAELKSDRPAGNYKIYVTDLPGRFERIAGAFLGEEPPSVTRVDL; this is encoded by the coding sequence ATGCAGAACGGCAAAGATGCTCCAATAGGGATTTTCGACTCGGGTATAGGCGGGCTTACCGTCCTTTCTGCGATCAGACGTCATCTGCCCTGCGAGCATCTCATATATCTGGGGGATACCGCCAGGGTTCCGTACGGAACCAAATCGGCCGAGACGGTCGTCAGGTATTCCAGTGAGTGTGCGGAGTTTCTGATGGAAAAAGGGGCGAAGGCTATCGTAGTCGCCTGCAATACCGCATCGGCTTTCGCTTTGTCAGCGATCTCCTCGAAATTCGACCTCCCCGTTATAGGGGTCATCGCTCCCGGAGCTGCTGCGGCCGCTGCCATATCCAGGAAAAAAGTCGTTGGTGTGATAGGAACCACCGGAACTATCGCCAGCAATGCCTATGGAAGGGAGCTCAAGTCGATAGATTCAAACATCCGCGTTGTCAGCCGCGCCTGTCCTTTATTCGTTTCGCTGGTTGAAGAGGGGTGGCTGGACAATGAGGTGGCGGAAGCCGCCGCAAGAATCTATCTGGATGGAATGAGAGGGGAGGGGATAGACGCCTTGGTTTTGGGATGCACTCACTATCCTCTCCTCAAAGGCGTGATAGGGCGGTATTTGGGAGATTCAGTCGTCCTGGTCGATTCCGCTGAGACGACCGCCACATTTCTTTCTGACACTCTTGAAGCAGCGGAACTGAAGTCCGACCGGCCCGCCGGAAATTACAAGATATACGTCACCGATCTTCCCGGTAGGTTCGAGAGGATAGCCGGGGCGTTTTTGGGCGAGGAACCCCCTTCGGTTACCAGGGTCGATCTGTGA
- a CDS encoding cell envelope integrity protein TolA has translation MKRYLEIGLTSHNAKALKTPLMISAIAHIVTIIILITAPNLGLSMFGERPMRIDAVWVDLPKGTSEEIGLGLKKAENLPRSTIEEQKQLFQPEKIRQETMEPKMTAPPPDDKTKKGEAVAERPKVDAKTTRKNDGKEEKKPPQLSTTDRKIRDALAKIDKQVKGRTIVPEASQIKDSAEGYKYGTGTEPLKVLPSDPEYLKYQAMVRAKIIREWIVPGKFIEEGSQHLNAKIEVMINTDGDVVTIRWESPSGNQTFDQSAVRAVKQASPFPKPPDRLAWEAYNEGFLIEFDPRLKPSY, from the coding sequence TTGAAGAGATACCTCGAAATAGGACTCACCAGCCATAACGCCAAGGCGCTCAAGACGCCTCTCATGATATCCGCCATCGCGCATATCGTTACAATAATCATCCTGATCACGGCCCCCAATCTCGGATTATCTATGTTCGGCGAACGGCCGATGAGAATAGATGCGGTCTGGGTGGACCTTCCGAAGGGAACTAGCGAGGAAATCGGGCTAGGCCTCAAGAAAGCGGAAAACCTTCCGCGCAGCACCATCGAGGAACAGAAACAACTCTTCCAGCCTGAAAAAATCCGGCAGGAGACGATGGAGCCCAAGATGACCGCCCCTCCCCCCGACGACAAAACGAAAAAGGGCGAGGCCGTTGCCGAAAGGCCCAAGGTAGATGCAAAGACAACGCGCAAAAACGACGGCAAGGAGGAAAAAAAACCGCCTCAGTTATCGACTACCGACCGAAAAATTCGCGATGCCCTAGCCAAGATAGACAAGCAGGTAAAGGGCAGGACCATAGTTCCGGAGGCCTCGCAGATAAAGGATAGCGCCGAAGGTTATAAATACGGCACCGGCACCGAACCGCTGAAAGTGCTCCCGAGCGATCCCGAATACCTGAAGTATCAGGCGATGGTGAGGGCGAAGATAATCAGGGAATGGATCGTCCCCGGCAAATTCATCGAAGAGGGAAGCCAGCATTTAAATGCCAAAATCGAGGTCATGATAAACACCGACGGCGACGTCGTTACGATCAGGTGGGAATCTCCCTCCGGCAATCAGACCTTCGACCAATCTGCGGTAAGGGCCGTAAAACAAGCCTCCCCCTTCCCAAAGCCGCCCGACAGGCTGGCCTGGGAAGCATACAACGAGGGGTTCCTTATCGAGTTTGACCCACGTCTTAAACCCAGCTATTAA
- a CDS encoding HesA/MoeB/ThiF family protein, with amino-acid sequence MIPERYQKNIGEIGEEGQKKLLNSHVTIVGAGGLGGVLFENLLRAGVGNIKIIDYDVFDQTNLNRQLLSSAKNIGTKKTEIAKKRAIDINPDINIIAIDEKLTAENAQRLLDKTDVICDCVDSISLRFEIQKAARILQMPMVHAAVAGHMGQLMTIFPGDSGIEGIYGEEELASKTGEESSLDNPAPIVFVTASMQAHETISLITETQPPLRGRVLRIDLREWKLTTFSLPKK; translated from the coding sequence GTGATACCGGAAAGATACCAAAAAAATATCGGAGAAATTGGGGAAGAAGGACAGAAAAAACTTCTCAATTCGCATGTGACTATCGTAGGCGCTGGCGGTCTCGGCGGCGTCCTATTCGAGAATCTACTCCGCGCCGGGGTCGGCAACATAAAGATAATCGACTACGACGTTTTCGACCAAACCAACCTGAACCGCCAGCTTCTTTCGTCAGCAAAAAATATCGGAACAAAAAAGACGGAGATCGCGAAAAAACGCGCCATCGATATAAATCCCGACATCAACATAATCGCTATCGATGAAAAACTAACCGCCGAAAACGCACAGAGACTTCTAGATAAAACGGATGTGATATGCGACTGCGTCGACTCCATATCCCTTCGCTTTGAAATTCAGAAAGCGGCGCGCATTCTACAGATGCCGATGGTTCATGCAGCTGTAGCCGGACACATGGGTCAGCTCATGACGATCTTTCCCGGAGATTCCGGCATCGAAGGAATATACGGCGAAGAGGAACTCGCTTCAAAAACCGGAGAGGAATCCTCTTTGGACAATCCCGCTCCGATCGTCTTTGTCACCGCATCGATGCAGGCGCATGAAACGATATCCCTGATCACTGAAACCCAGCCCCCTCTTCGCGGAAGGGTGCTGCGCATCGACCTGCGCGAATGGAAGCTCACCACCTTCTCCCTTCCGAAGAAATAA